The DNA window CGTGCTCGCGCCCGCAGTTGGGGCACTTCCAGACGTAGGTCGTCCCCGTGTCGACGGTCCTGGACGCGGCAGTGTCGTCGCTCTCGCGGACGATCGCCTCCTCGAACTTGTTGTGCCCGCAGTTGTCACAGGGTGGGTCGTTTTCCTCGTGTGGTTTTCCACACCACGTGCACCGCCACTTCACTGGTAGAAAGGCACGACTGCGACTGTATAAGCGTATTGGTAATTGAGGGGTGGTTCCCGGCTGTGTTCACAGGCGAACCGGCACGCCCTGCTCGTCGAGGTATTCCTTGGTTTCTTCGATCGAGTGTTCGTCGAAGTGGAAGATAGAGGCCGCAAGCCCCGCGTCCGCGCCGGCCTCGGTGAAGACATCGTACATGTCCTCGGGACCGCCACAGCCCGAGGAGGCGATGACGGGCGTGTCGACGGTTTCGCAGACGGCTTCGGTCAGCGGGAGGTCGTAGCCGTCCTTGGTGCCGTCCTTGTCGATCGAGTTGACGAACAGCTCGCCTGCGCCACGGGACTCGGCTTCGGCCGCCCACTCGAGGACGTCGATACCCGTTCCCTCGCGGCCGCCTTTCTTCGTACACTCGAACCAGCAGGACTCGCCGTCGACCTCGACGTAGTGCTCGCCTTCCTCGTCGAACCGCCGTCGAGCGTCGACGCTGATGACGATACACTGGCTGCCGAACGCTTTCGCGCCCTCGTTGACGAGTTCCGGACGCTCGAGCGCGCCCGTGGTGATCGAGACCTTGTCCGCGCCGGCCCGCAGCGTCTCCTTGATGTCGTCGGTCGTCCGAATGCCGCCGCCGACAGTGAGTGGGATGAACACCTCGTCGGCGACGCGTTCGACGACATCGAGCATCGTCTCCCGGCCTTCCGCGGATGCGGTGATGTCGAGGAAGACGAACTCGTCCGCGCCGGACTCGTTGTACGCCTTGGCCATCTCGACCGGATCGCCGGTGTATTTCAGGTCCTCGAAGTTGACGCCCGTGTAGACCGCCGGGTTCCCGTCCTCGTCTAAGTCGACGTCGATACAGGGGATGATTCGCTTGGTCAGAGCCATGTGGTCGTTACCGGGAGTTCGCACCGAGGGTAGTAAAGGAGTCTGGATCGGGCGATCCTACGCGAGCAACCGACCGCGGACGGTCTCGACCGCCTCCGGCAGTGCCTCGAGGTGGCTCCGGTACCGAACGTAGTCCCGATACTGGCTGCTCAGCGAGACGTTCGCGTCCGGATCACCACCCGTGGCACGGCGGCGGACGCTGGCGTCGTTCCACTCGAGCGACCGAAGCGTCTCCGCGAGGAGGTAGGCACCGAGCGACGGATCGGTGATCGACCCACCTTCGAAGTCGGCTTCTCGTGCCTGCCGTGCTGCAGCGAGCGCTTCCTGCCGTTCGGCTCGAACGTCCTCGATCGACGGGGCGTGAAGGTCGCCGTCGGCGATCCGATCCCGGACCGTCTCGAACCCACGATACGTCATCTCGAACTCGAGTGCACTATAGAGACCCGTCGCCAGGTCGCCGTCTCGCAATGCCTCTTTCATGCGGCTTTGGGCCCTGTCGACCGGCTGTCTGGCGCGATGAAGGACGAACTCGAGGTACTGGTCGTCGAGGTCACCGAGACCGACGTCCTCGAGCCACCCTTCCTGCTGGGCGGGAAATCCGATCTCGTCGGCGGCCTCGACGGAGTGTTCGAGGGCGTCCTCGAAGGTCGACTCGAGGTCGACATCGTCCTCGTCCTCGCGCCACCGATCCTCGAGGTGCTCCCAGACAGTGGCCGTCGCCGTCGCGGACTCGAGGGAACCGGCGGCTCCGCCGATGTCGAGGACGTCGTCCGTCTCGGAGACACTCCAGCGATCGATGCTCCGTTCGGAGCCCGTGAGATCATTCTCGAGCCGGTAGTAGTACAGCGCCGCCCGTAGAACGCCCGCATCCGCGTCGGAACCACGGTACTCGATCGACTCGAGTCGGTCGGCTACCGCGTCGTCGGCGGCGTCGCGTTCGTCGCGGAGTTCGGCGACCAGCGACTCCCGGTCGGCGTCGACGGCGAGCCACGACGTCGCCGCGGTTCGTGCGGATTCGCGGGCGTCTCGGGAATCGTGTAGCGCATGGTACTGTGCCACGCCGGTCGCATCAGCGGCCTCGTCCCAGGTGGTCGCCGCCTCGTTGCGACTCTCGACGATCGACTCGCGAACGACGCCGTTGGGCACGTGTTCCGGCTCCAGCGGATCGGGGACCTCCGCTACCAGCGCGTCGACGCGCTCGAGCGCGTCCGCGAGTGCGCTCTCGTCGGGTCGAATCGGGACCGGCCACTCGATCGTGGGCTCGTCGGCCCCCTCGAGGACGCGCTCTGCCTCATCCTGGGAGAATACGAGAGACGACGACGTCCCGTCGTCTTCCCAGGGGAGGGCGCTACAGCCGGCGACGGCGACGCCAGAGACGGCCCCGAGTCCGGCGAGGAGCTGGCGGCGTGTCCGCAGTCCGTCGTCGTTCGCTCCCGTCATTCGTCCTCACCCGTGCTCACGCTCGTGTTCAGGGTTATCGAACTCGAGTTCTCGTCGCCGTCGTCCTCGACCCGGTGAGCGACTGCGGAGTCGGGACACGCCGCGCTCTCGGAACTGCCGCCGCTCGAGGGCCGGTCGTCGTACGGTCGGTCGACGCGGATGACGGTCGCTTGCATCCGGTCTCTGTCGGCTTCACACGGTTCCGTCGGCGGCTTCAGTGGCCGGCAGAACGACGCCCGGAACTGGTCGTCGTCTGCCTGAACGCCGAGTAGCCGCCGTTCGTAGCAGTCCTCGATCGTCCGCTGGTGGACGACGACTGACTGGGTCTCGAAGTCGGTTTCCCCGAGGAAGTCACGAATCTCGTTTTCGTCGTCCCCGAGGCCGGGATCGATCCAGAGTGTGTCGGCGTCGTCTTCCGAGAGGACGAACAGCCGCGAGCGCCTGTATATCGAGGGCCGAACGTCGTCTTCCGCTTTGGCCTCTCGAGCCTCGTCCTCGCTACGATACACGAAGTAGTCGGCGTCGTCCGCTCGGACGGACAGCGACTCGTACTCGTGGGTCGATTCCGGTCTCCGTCCTTCGGTTGTACCGTAGTCACTAGCAGAGTTGCTCCGGCTCTCGCTCTCGCCGACACAGCCAGCGAGGGCTATCGTGGCCCCTGTCGCGGCGGCGAGAAGGCGTCTGCGGGAGAACGCATCACGTCTGGAGGGCATTGCAGCCTGCTTGTCGCCCGTTCAGTAAATATCTCTGGGTGATACGTTCACGCCGGTAGCGAGACACGCGTCGCGGTAGGTGTATTTAAGACGCCGAGGGAACAACGCCCGCACATGGCAGACGACACGGAGCACGACACGGATCACGACTCGGCCGCGGACGTCGGGCACGACCTCGAGGCCGAGCGAACGACTGCACCGATGAGTGACTACTCCTCGCGGGCCGTCGCTATCGGCTTTCTCGTCCTGGTCGTCGGAGCAGCGATCGCGTTCGGCATCCCGCTCGGCGCAATCGCGCTGTAAGCGTCGAAATACGGGTTAGAAGACGTACTCGTCGTCGTGGCCCATCATACCGTCGTCTTCGAGGCCGGTGCCGCCACCGGTGGTTCCTTCCTCTTCGTCCATCGGCCCGCTGGTCTTGTAGGCCTTGATGCCCGTCGAGAGGAGGTCCTCGATCGCCTCCTCGCGGTTGACGAACTCACCGCGTTCGACCATCTGGGCGATCTGCATCTCGAGGTGCTCGGGGATAGTGATCTCTACTTTCGGCATCTGATTCCGCTTTCGGCGAGGGGGTATTTAGGTTTGACGGGGAATATGCACGAACCGAAAAGCGACGCTACCGACCCCTTCGACGTGGGGTGATCGATGCGGTCTCCTGTAACGAGCGGTCGGTGCACCACAGGGTGGTCGCGGGTGCACCGGCACTGACTACAGCAGTCCGTCCAACCGCCGCGTTCGCGGCGGTTACCGACTTCCCATCATCGAGTCGATCGCGTTCTTCAGCGTCGTCCCAGGCTGGGTAATCGAGTCCAGTTGCTGGCGCATCTTGCGCTGGTTGAAGTAACTCGCGAACGCGAGGATCGTCGGCGGCCAGAGGCCGACGAACAGCCCCCGTTCTCGATCACCTCGCAGGAAGAAGTAGTACCACGCGAGGCCGACCGAGGCCGCTGACGCGAGGAACGCGGGGCCGATAGCCTGTTCGCCGACTTCTTCTGCTGCCTGTCCTGACATTTCCCGTTCCGTAATCTGCTGTCTACTCGCCATGCGGTAACAGAGACGCCGAGACCCTACTAAGGGATGGCGAGGGTTTCGAGAGGTATCCTTCGACTTGTGATGCTATCGTGACTGTTTCGAACCGTTTCGGGATCGACGCCGTCCAGCCAATACGGAGTTACTCGCGTCGATCGACCCGTTCGATCCGAGCGCGTCGACGCGTGGCGTCACACCTACGTAGCTCGCCACGTACTCCCCCTATATGACGAACGTAACCGACGTTACGGACCTCTATCAGGAGTTCGGCGACGAACGGCTGCCGCCGGGACAGCGCGAGACGTCGGCGTTTCCCGTCCTCTCGAAGAGCGGTACGCCGGAGTTCGACCCTGACACTTGGGAGTTTACCGTCACCGGTGCCGTCGACGAGGAACTTACCTTCTCCTGGGACGAGTTTCGTGACCTCCCCGCAGAGACCCAGCGACAGGACTTTCACTGCGTGACTGGCTGGAGCAAGTTCGACTGCGAGTTCACCGGCGTTTCCTTCCCCGAACTCGCCGAACGTGCCGGCGTTTCCGACGACGCCTGCCACGTCATGTTCTCCGCGCTGGACGACTACACGACGGACCTGCCGCTCGAGGACTGCATGCGCGAGGAAGTCCTGTTCGCGTGGGCGTTCGACGGCGAGGAGCTCCCGCCGGACCACGGCGGCCCGCTTCGGGTCGTCACGCCCCACAGATACGCCTACAAGGGCGCGAAGTGGGTCGACGGCGTCGAGTTCCTCACCGAATCCGAGCCGGGCTACTGGGAACGGCGTGGCTACTCCCAGACTGCCAATCCGTGGCAAGAGGAGAGATATAGTTAGGCTGAAGGTCGGGCGGTCCCGAACTGTGCTCGATGGACAGGACGTCGGGTGAGAGCGGGGATCGAAGTCGGCTCGCGACCGAGGTCGACGCCGGCACCGATCCCGGGTACGATACCAGTGGACTCGAGCTAGTGAGCCACAGTCGCCAGCTCGAGGATGTTTCCTTCGGTGCGGTCGTCGACGCGGACGGCGAGACGCGAATCCAGTGGGCGACGCCCGACGGCCTCGAGATCGTCGGCCGGGGCGAGGCCGTTCGAATCGTCGCGACAGGTCCGGACCGTTTCGACGCCGTTCGCCGGCAGGCAAGCCGGGTTTTCGATCGGGTCGACCACGACGGACCGGACGTCGCTCGCCCCAGAGCGTTCGGCGGCTTCGCGTTCCACGACGGTCACGAACCGGACGACGAGCCCTGGAGCGGATTCGACGCGGCCTCGTTCGTGATCCCACGCGCGCTCGTCGTCAGAAGCGACGACGGAACGTGGCTGACGGCTGTCGGTGAAACCGAAACCGACGCCGAGGATCGACTCGAACGCTGGTCAGATCGGCTGGCCGACCTCCCTGCGATGCGCTCGAGCGGGTCGGGCCCCGGTGTCGACGAGACCACGAGAAGTACCACACCTGAGGAGTGGACCGACCAGGTCGAGTCCGCTCTCGAGCGAATCGACGAGGGCCGACTCACCAAGGTCGTGCTCGCACAGGCGCTGTCGATCGACCTCGCGGACGACCTCGACGTCGCGGCGACGCTCGAGCGACTCCGACGTCGATACCCGAACTGTTACCGGTTCCTGATCGGCCACGAGGTCGGCGGGACCTTCTTCGGCGCGCCGCCGGAGCGACTGGTCGCCAAACGTGGCGATCACGTCGAGACCGAGGCACTGGCCGGCTCCGTCGCCCGGGGTGACACCCCCGAAGCCGACGAGGAGTACGCCAGCACGCTGTTCGACAGCGACAAGGTCCAGCGCGAGCACGGTCTCGTCGCCGACGCCATTTGCAACCAACTCGAGCCGGTCACGCGGGAACTGACCGTCGCCGATCAGTCGGTCCGGAAACTGGCGACGATCCAGCACCTCTGGACGCCGATCGAGGCGACGCTCGAAACCGATCGGCACGTCCTCGAACTCGTCGAGGCGCTGCATCCGACACCGGCAGTCGGCGGCGTTCCACCGGCCGCAGCCTGGGAGACAATCCACGAGACCGAGACGTTCGATCGCGGCTGGTACGCCGCTCCCGTCGGCTGGTTCGACGGACACGGCGACGGCGAGTTCGCGGTCGGCATCCGCTCTGGTGTCGCACGCGGGGACGCGATCACTCTCTTTGCGGGCAACGGCATCGTCGCCGACAGCGACCCCGACGACGAGTGGGAGGAAGTACAGCTGAAACTGCGCTCGATTCTCGACGAACTACGATGACCGATCCACGCTCGAGTCCGAACCGTGCGACCCTCTGGGGGCGCGTTCTCGTCGACGAACTCGCAAGCGGCGGCCTCGAGGCCGTCTGTATCGCCCCTGGCAGCCGTTCGAC is part of the Natronobacterium texcoconense genome and encodes:
- the hisF gene encoding imidazole glycerol phosphate synthase subunit HisF, producing MALTKRIIPCIDVDLDEDGNPAVYTGVNFEDLKYTGDPVEMAKAYNESGADEFVFLDITASAEGRETMLDVVERVADEVFIPLTVGGGIRTTDDIKETLRAGADKVSITTGALERPELVNEGAKAFGSQCIVISVDARRRFDEEGEHYVEVDGESCWFECTKKGGREGTGIDVLEWAAEAESRGAGELFVNSIDKDGTKDGYDLPLTEAVCETVDTPVIASSGCGGPEDMYDVFTEAGADAGLAASIFHFDEHSIEETKEYLDEQGVPVRL
- a CDS encoding transposase; the protein is MTGANDDGLRTRRQLLAGLGAVSGVAVAGCSALPWEDDGTSSSLVFSQDEAERVLEGADEPTIEWPVPIRPDESALADALERVDALVAEVPDPLEPEHVPNGVVRESIVESRNEAATTWDEAADATGVAQYHALHDSRDARESARTAATSWLAVDADRESLVAELRDERDAADDAVADRLESIEYRGSDADAGVLRAALYYYRLENDLTGSERSIDRWSVSETDDVLDIGGAAGSLESATATATVWEHLEDRWREDEDDVDLESTFEDALEHSVEAADEIGFPAQQEGWLEDVGLGDLDDQYLEFVLHRARQPVDRAQSRMKEALRDGDLATGLYSALEFEMTYRGFETVRDRIADGDLHAPSIEDVRAERQEALAAARQAREADFEGGSITDPSLGAYLLAETLRSLEWNDASVRRRATGGDPDANVSLSSQYRDYVRYRSHLEALPEAVETVRGRLLA
- a CDS encoding DUF7550 family protein, which codes for MADDTEHDTDHDSAADVGHDLEAERTTAPMSDYSSRAVAIGFLVLVVGAAIAFGIPLGAIAL
- a CDS encoding ribbon-helix-helix domain-containing protein yields the protein MPKVEITIPEHLEMQIAQMVERGEFVNREEAIEDLLSTGIKAYKTSGPMDEEEGTTGGGTGLEDDGMMGHDDEYVF
- a CDS encoding sulfite oxidase-like oxidoreductase — translated: MTNVTDVTDLYQEFGDERLPPGQRETSAFPVLSKSGTPEFDPDTWEFTVTGAVDEELTFSWDEFRDLPAETQRQDFHCVTGWSKFDCEFTGVSFPELAERAGVSDDACHVMFSALDDYTTDLPLEDCMREEVLFAWAFDGEELPPDHGGPLRVVTPHRYAYKGAKWVDGVEFLTESEPGYWERRGYSQTANPWQEERYS
- a CDS encoding isochorismate synthase — protein: MDRTSGESGDRSRLATEVDAGTDPGYDTSGLELVSHSRQLEDVSFGAVVDADGETRIQWATPDGLEIVGRGEAVRIVATGPDRFDAVRRQASRVFDRVDHDGPDVARPRAFGGFAFHDGHEPDDEPWSGFDAASFVIPRALVVRSDDGTWLTAVGETETDAEDRLERWSDRLADLPAMRSSGSGPGVDETTRSTTPEEWTDQVESALERIDEGRLTKVVLAQALSIDLADDLDVAATLERLRRRYPNCYRFLIGHEVGGTFFGAPPERLVAKRGDHVETEALAGSVARGDTPEADEEYASTLFDSDKVQREHGLVADAICNQLEPVTRELTVADQSVRKLATIQHLWTPIEATLETDRHVLELVEALHPTPAVGGVPPAAAWETIHETETFDRGWYAAPVGWFDGHGDGEFAVGIRSGVARGDAITLFAGNGIVADSDPDDEWEEVQLKLRSILDELR